The following DNA comes from Halostagnicola kamekurae.
CCGTTCGTTGCCGGTCGCGACGCCGCTCGTGATTATCGTTCGGATCCCCTCCTCGACGGTCAGGTCGACGTCGTAGACGTTCTCTCGAGCGACGTGGATGACGAACCCGCCCATGACCGGGTTCGGTGCCATCGGCATGAAGAGCGTGATCATGTCGTCGTTGCCGATCTGTTCTGCGATGCGTTCGGGCGGAACGGACGTCTTGAACGCGATGACGTAGGAGTTCTGCTGGGGGTACTCGACGAGTTTGACCTCCTGAAAACTATCCGTCCCCGATTCGAACATCACCTTGCTCATCTCGTCGAAACTCTGGTAGACGCGGCCGAAGCCGGGAATCGAGCACATGAACTCGTCGTAGTGGGAATTGATCCGCGACATGCTGGATGCTTTCTCGGAGAGAAATCCGATCATGAACACGAGCGCACAGAACAACACGCCAGTAATCGCGATGGTTAGCCAACTACTCAACGGATTGAGATACGGCGCCTGGTTGAGGACCTCGAGCAGCGGCGCGAGCGCGTTCGAGATGAACCGAAAGACGAACGCGATGATAAGCAGCGTAACGACCAGCGGGAACAGCGCCGCAAGCCCCCTCACGAAGAAATGTTGACTCTTATCTTTGACGAGCGACGGCGATCGGTACTCATCCGGCGGATATACCATGTACACTCGTTTCGAGACCGCCCTATTGAATCTCCCGGTAAATTGACAAGACAACAATGAGTGTCGAAGGTGGGTAGCGCGACGAATTATAGGTTATATATCACGAAGTGTGTCTCAAGCGCTACTCGAGAAATACGAGCGGTAGTCCCGTCCGTGCTTAAAAATCGAGCCGTGATCTTTCAGAATCCGGTCGACGTCGTCGTATCGAAACACGTCCCACGTCTCCCGCTGCTCGTCGTAGTGGACTGGCCGCTCCTCGCGCATCTCGGCGTACCAGCCGAACGGCGATAGTTGCCCGTCCGGACTCCGGATGGGGTCCGGTGGCCGTCAGACGCCGACGACTAAATCGGGTGACTGTATCGATTAATCGATCGTTTAATCAGTTGTAGTTCTTTTGTTTATGTTCATCGTACACGGCGGGAAAGACGGAAAGCGTCGGCAAGGAGCAGCTCGTCTGAAATCGCTTCGGTGGCTACGCTCGAGAGATGTCGTCGATAATTTCGTCTATGAGCGTCTCCGCTCGGTCGATGGCGTCGTCTCGATTGGTCGTCGTGTGCGTGTGTACTCCCTGTTTGAGTACGAAGAGGATGTGATCCGCCGTCAGTTCCGGATCGACCGGCCGAAAGTGCTCGCGTTCGATTCCGTTTCGAATCGTCTCGGCGAGCGTCTCGTGGAGGCGCGACTCGACCGCCGTCGTTTTCTCCCGGAAGTCCGGATCCCACTGGGCGTGGCCCCACAATTCGACGAAAAGCCGCGAAACCGCAGCCTCGGTTTCCGACGGCGGCCCCGAAACGATCCGTTCGGCGTGCATCGGTTCTGGATGCAGGATCTGGTCGACGAACGCCCGCAGTTCTTCGGTGGGATCGTCGAACTCCCGTTCGGCCTGTCCGTCCATGAATAGTTCGACGAACACCTCGAGCATCGACAGCAACAGATCGTCCTTGCTATCGAAATAATGGTATATGAGAGAGGGGTTTTGGCCGAGTTCGTCGCCGATATCGGTCATCGAGAGGTCCGCGTAGCCGTGTTCGACCAGCGCGCGAAATGCCGCTTCTCTGATTCGTCGTTCCGTCTCGGGATGCCCGGTCATCGTCCGGGCTATGCAATCGTCCCATAAGCCAGTATCGAGTCAAGCGTTCCACCGTTGAGCGTTCCCACGTCGAACGGTCCGATATCATCGCTTCCCGTCGAACCGTCCCTGAGACCCTGAACAAACCCTATACGGTGCCTGTCGAATGAAAGTGGCATAGGAACGATATCGCTTGCCGGCCCGTGGGACCTTCGACTCGAGGTGACCCTCGCGAACGCGACGGCAAGCGAGTACATCGGAACGCTCTCGGCCGACACACGGAGCACGAACACCGACCAGATTCGCGACGCGGACGTCGTCGATCACCCCGTTTTGATCTCCGCCGGCGACGGTTCGGTGCCGAATCGGACGACCCTCGAGTTCACCTACGACCTCGGACCCGACGTGCTCACCTGAGACGAGTTCTCGCCCGCGATCGGCGACGGAAACCTCGCCGTCTGTACGCTGGACCTCTCCAGAAACGAACCCGTCACGAGACAGTTTCGCCGCAATCTCGAATCGTATCTCACCTCGAAAGCGTTCGATCCGGAGCCGGCGCTCTCGACGGGCGTCTTCGAGAGCCTGTTCGACGCCGGTTCGGACGACGACCGGAGCTACGGCGACGACGCCGGCGCGTGGGTCGACACCGAGTGGTTCGGGACTGACACGAATCCGTCCTCGGACTGGGGTGGTACTCGAGTTGGGCCCGTTCTCGAGTCGGTCACACCCTCGAGTCAGCCCTATCTCTCGAGTCAGTCCCGTCCGAGATCACATATGTGACTTCAGTGACGCGATGGGAGTTGAACCGGGAGCCTTACGTGTCCGTTCACCCGATTCTCGAATAAGCGAATGCCAGCGTGGACGCTTCAGGCCGCCATCGACCCGCTCACGATATTCTTCGTGCTCACCACGATGCTCTCGGTGGGGCTCGATCTGACGTTCGACGAGATTTTCGCGTCGTTGAAGCAGCGGCGGCTCCTCTCGAGGGCACTCCTCGCGAACCTCGTACTCGTGCCGCTGTTAGCGGCGGGACTCGTCCGCGCCGTTCCGATGGAGACCGGTTACGTGGTCGGGATCCTGTTGATCGCCATCGCGCCGGGAGCGCCGTTCGGACCGAAATTCGCCGAGATTTCGAAGAGCGACATCGCGTTCGCGAGCGGTCTGATGGCCGTTCTCGGCATACTTTCGGTCGTCACGATACCGATTTCTGTCACGGCGCTCATGCCGGGTGACGTGGCGGTCGATCCGATCGCGATCGCTCGCATGATACTGCTCGCCCAGCTCGTCCCGCTCGTGGTCGGTCTGGTGATACAGGCGCGCTATCGACCGTTCGCTACGCGGCTCTCCGCGCCGCTCCAGCGGCTCTCGACGTACTCTCTGGTCCTGTTGATCGGCCTGTTAGTCGCGACCAATTTCGACGGATTGGTGGGGCTGGCCGGGACCGGATCGATAGCGATTTCGACGCTCGTCGTCGGCGGTTCGCTGCTGGTCGGGTACGGCTTCGGCGGTCCGGCGCGACCGACTCGCGAAGTGCTCGCGACGACGACCGCCGCTCGAAACGCCGCCGTCGCGTTGCTCATCGCGACGACGTTTTCTAGCCAGCGAGTGCTCACAGTGATCGTGGCCTTCAGCCTCGTCAGCGTCGGGATGGCGGGACTCGTCGCGGGCAAGTGGCGATAAGAATGATTTTCGCCTCGCCGCTGCCTGCCCCCGAGCCGACCGCCACAACGGCGCTTTTCCATCCCCGAACGAAATCGGTTTAGTCGTACCGCCGCTACCCTGGGTCAGTGACCGACAATAGTTCCTCGAGTGTCGGCTCCGACGACGGCATCGACGCCGACGAGACGACGGCGCCGGCCGACGACCGGTCGGACGCGAGTCAGCCGGAGACCGAATCCGACGACGAAACCGAGCGCTCGCTCACGCTGGCTGGCTTTCACGACGCCTGCCAACGAGCGGGGCGGCCGGTGCTCACTGCGGGCGGGGTCGCTCGAGCGCTCGAGTACCCCCGCGAAACCGTCGACGAGCAACTCGAGGCCCTCGAAGCCGCGGGCGAGGTCGAATCGCTCTCGGTCTCGACGGACCCCGTCGTCTGGTACCCCAGCGAACTCGAGGATCTGACCGACAGGGAGCGGGTTGTGGTCTTTCCGAAGCGACGCGAGATCGTCGTCGACCGACCCGAACAGTTCACCCGCGCACAGCTCTCGCAGTTCGCCCACCTCGCCGATACGAACGGCGAGAACGGGTACCGATACGAGGTTCGACCGGAGGACGTCTGGCAGGCTCCGCACGATTCGTTCGACGCGCTCGCGCGGACGATGCGACAGGCGCTCGGCCAGCGCTCGGACGAGCTCGAGGACTGGGTCGAGAGCCAGTGGGACCGCGCCAGACAGTTCCGGCTCGTGACCCACGATGACGGCTACACCGTGCTCGAGGCACAGAGCGCGGAGATAATGGGCAACGTCGCTCGACAGAAGCTAGACGAAGAACACGTCCACGCGCCGATCTCCGAGACGGAGGATTGGGTCCGGGAGGGCGCCGAGGCCGCGATCAAACGAGTGCTCTACGAGGCGGGGTATCCGGTGGACGATCAGCGGGAACTGGCGACCGGCGAGGAGCTGTCTATCGAGCTACAGGTGCGCCTTCGAGACTACCAGCAGACGTGGGTCGACCGATTCTCCGAAGCCGGGGAGGGCGTCTTCGTCGGCCCGCCGGGAAGCGGGAAAACCGTCGCGGCGATGGGTGCGATGGCCCACGTCGGCGGCGAGACGCTGATACTGGTCCCCAGTCGCGACCTCGCGAGACAGTGGAACGAGGAACTGCTCGCACAGACCTCCCTCGAGGCCGACCAGATCGGCCAGTACCACGGCGGCCAGAAGAACGTCCGCCCGGTGACGATCGCCACCTACCAGATCGCGGGGATGGACAGACACCGGTCGCTGTTCGACGACCGCGAGTGGGGGCTCGTCGTCTTCGACGAGTGCCAGCACGTTCCGAGCGACGTCTACCGGCGGAGCACGCACCTCCAGTCGCGCCACCGGCTCGGCCTCTCTGCGAGCCCGATTCGAGAGGACGACCGCCAGACCGAGATCTTCACGCTCGTCGGACCGCCCATCGGCACCGACTGGGAGGCGCTGTTCGAGGACGGCTTCGTCGCCGAACCGGAACTCGAGATCCGGTACGTCCCCTGGGGCGACGACGAGCAGGCGAACGCCTACGGCTCGGCCGACGGCCGGGAGAAGTACCGCATCGCGGCGCGAAATCGAGGGAAGGTCGACGACGTTCGATACCTCCTCTCGGCCCACCCCGACTCGAAGGCGCTGGTGTTCGTCGACTACTTAGAACAGGGTCGCGCCATCGCCGAGGCGGTCGACGCACCGTTCCTGAGCGGGGAGACGCCCCACCACGAACGCCGGCGGCTGCTCGAGGAGTTCCGGCGAAACGAACGCGAGTTGCTCGTCGTCTCTCGAGTGGGCGACGAGGGGATCGACCTACCGACGGCCGACCTGGCGATCATCGCCTCCGGACTCGGCGGCTCCCGTCGGCAGGGTACCCAGCGGGCGGGCAGGACGATGCGGCCGGCTGGCGGAGCGCTCGTCTACGTCCTCGCCACGCGAGGCACTCGAGAGGAGGATTTCGCCCGTAAACAGCTCCAGCACCTCGGACGAAAGGGGATGACGGTCCGCGAGCAAAACGTCGATATCGAGGACTGACCGACGCGAGCGGGGACGTCGATCTCCCGTAGACTACCGTCGAACTCACACCGCCCTATCGATCACTACCCTCCGTCTCACGAACGGCGATCGGCGGTTCCGGATCGGATCGGTGTAACTCGAGACGATCGACGGTCAGCACGCCGACGCCGGTCTCGAGTCTGCGCCTCACCAGCGCGGTGTCCTCACCTCGATCACCGACGGCGATCTCGAGATCGGTCCGAAGTTCGACTTCGATGTCGTTCAGTCCGGGTTCGATACCCCGTACCTGCGGTTCGTCGACAGCCTCGACGACCTCGACTCGCTCCAAGACGCCTCGCGCTCCATCGACGAGACTACCGGATGCGTTGATTGGCACTCGAACGACCAGTTCCACTGCGACCGAGTGGACGGTGCGGTCCATACTCCCCCGCCGAGAATCGAACTCGGCGCTCGAGCGACTGCCCGCGTGTTGACCGGCGCTGAAGCGGACTCGCCCGCCCAGCGTACACTACGGGGGAAGACCGCGTAGTTCTGACTGGCCGGACGGACGAGCCACGAGAACGAGGAATCGGCGGCGCGTCGAGCGCGACGAGCGAAAATCCTCGAGGAGACGACATCCATCCGGCCGGCGTCGAACTTACGCGGCGCGGATGGATGCGATGTCGATCGAATTCGACAGCGACTGCATCTCGATCCACCCACGACCAATCGGCCCGAGGCCGATCGCCGGCCCCGGTCCATAGCCCCCACTCGCTATCTGGCGAGTGAGGTCGAGCGGGGCCGCGGTGGTCGTGAGCGAGATCATGGGTGTGTCGATCACGTTCTCTACGCGGTGGCGACAGTACCACGTCGAAACGCGATCAGGTACTCGTATCATGTTCGCCACCCCACATAACCGTTTCTGCAGTGTGTTACTGTCTAACACTACTCGGGAGCGGGCGGGACTCGGTCGTAGCAAAAACGATATCGGAGACCGGCACCGGCATTCCAGCGGAAAACGCATACGTGCCATCGGAACGCGCGGCGAGGTATCGTTCGAAGCGGTCGATGCCGGTGCAAAATTCAAACTCCGACCACAGCAAGGAACCTACGACGGCAGCAGGGAACCCCACTATCGAGCGGGCTACCGTTCGAGACGACCGGACTCTTCGAGATCGGTAATCGTCTCCTCGAGCGCGTTCATCTCCGACTGGTCGAAACCACAAAGCGGACGCCGGATCGGTCCCGGATCGAATCCTCGTAGGTCGAGAGCCGCTTTCACCCCCGCGAGCGTCGGGCCTTGCTCGATAGCCGCTCTAAGTTCGTACAAAACGCGTTGGCGCGTCAGTGCGGACTCGCGATCTCCATCGACGGAGGCGTCGTAAAGGTCGACCACGAGACTCGGGAAGACGTTCGCGATCGCGCTGACCACGCCGGAACAACCGAGTTGGAGACTCGAGAAGACCAGCGCGTCCGACCCGCCGACGAAGGTTCGGGACGGATTTCGGTCGATCGCCTGCCCGAGCCAGACGAGGTCGCCACTCGAGTCCTTGCACCCGACGACCGAATCGATCTCCAGCAGTTCCGAGAGCGTCTCGAGCGAGAGTTCGATGCCGGTTCGACGCGGGATATGATAGAGATAGATCGGGCTCTCGGTGGCCGCTGCGACGGCTCGATAATGCTCTCGAAGGCCGTCGCTCTCAAGGTCATAATAATAGGGGGTGACGACGATAAGGCCATCGGCACCAAGGCGTTCCGCACGAGTCGCGTTTCTGACCGTCTCGCGCGTGCTCGGCGCCCCCACGCCGGCGAAGACGGGCACGTCATCACCGACTTCGTCAGCGACCGCCTCGACGACTCGGGCGCGCTCGTCGGACGAAAGGAGGGCGAACTCGCCGTTCGTTCCCAGAGGAAAAACGCCCTGAGAGCCTGCATCGACGACGAATCTGGCGAGTGCGGCCGTCGTCTCGAGGTCGAGATCCTCGTTTTCGTGAAAGGCCGTCACCGTGGGCGGAATGACGCCGTGGGCCCCGAGTGGATCTGCCTCTCCCGGCGTATTGCGATCGTTCATCGGGATGCCCCCGGCGCAAAGCCATACGTTCGACCGGATGGGTAACGACGTCCTACAACGGGCGATTCGAATCCGGAGGGGCGATCGTGATCCATATCCCTTCTCCGAGATAGCTGTCCCTAAAGTTGCGGCCTGCTAGGGGCGATCGCACCGACGGTTCACACGAAAGGCGGTCTTTGACGGTCGTGTCGGTCGTCGTTCGTCGTGGCGATGCCAGTACGCAAACTCGGACCAGAAGATGTCGCAACGACGGATCGGGAGACCGAACTCGAGGAGATAACGGAGACGTTGGCCGCCGAAGGAATCGGTGCAGTCGTCGTTACCGAAGACGATGCACCAGTCGGTATCATCACGGATCGGGACGCCGCGCTCGCGATTCACGAACACGACGACATCGCCTCGGTGTCGGTCGAGGAAGTCATGACCGAGGAGCCGGCGACGATACACGAGGACGAGGAGTCGATCGAGGTCTCGCGCGCGATCGAAGAGCACAACGTTCGACGGTTCCCCGTCGTCGACGACGACGGCACCCTCACGGGAATCGTCACGCTCGACGACCTCGTCGCGACGATCGGCGAACAACTCGAGAACGTCTCGGAGACGATCGAAGTCCAATCGCCGGAGTACAGCCCGTAGATCGGAAAAACCGAAGGGAGTCGATCGGGTCCGTACGAAGAGAATCGGCCGGTTTCTACGATGATTCCGCTTCGAACTCCTCGACAATCGCGTCGCAGAAGGCAGGCAGATCGTCGGGATCACGACTCGTAATCAGCCCGTCGTCGATCACGACTTCCTCGTCGACCCATTCGCCGCCGGCGTTTTCGATGT
Coding sequences within:
- a CDS encoding DUF502 domain-containing protein gives rise to the protein MVYPPDEYRSPSLVKDKSQHFFVRGLAALFPLVVTLLIIAFVFRFISNALAPLLEVLNQAPYLNPLSSWLTIAITGVLFCALVFMIGFLSEKASSMSRINSHYDEFMCSIPGFGRVYQSFDEMSKVMFESGTDSFQEVKLVEYPQQNSYVIAFKTSVPPERIAEQIGNDDMITLFMPMAPNPVMGGFVIHVARENVYDVDLTVEEGIRTIITSGVATGNERS
- a CDS encoding TetR/AcrR family transcriptional regulator, with protein sequence MTGHPETERRIREAAFRALVEHGYADLSMTDIGDELGQNPSLIYHYFDSKDDLLLSMLEVFVELFMDGQAEREFDDPTEELRAFVDQILHPEPMHAERIVSGPPSETEAAVSRLFVELWGHAQWDPDFREKTTAVESRLHETLAETIRNGIEREHFRPVDPELTADHILFVLKQGVHTHTTTNRDDAIDRAETLIDEIIDDISRA
- a CDS encoding bile acid:sodium symporter family protein, which codes for MPAWTLQAAIDPLTIFFVLTTMLSVGLDLTFDEIFASLKQRRLLSRALLANLVLVPLLAAGLVRAVPMETGYVVGILLIAIAPGAPFGPKFAEISKSDIAFASGLMAVLGILSVVTIPISVTALMPGDVAVDPIAIARMILLAQLVPLVVGLVIQARYRPFATRLSAPLQRLSTYSLVLLIGLLVATNFDGLVGLAGTGSIAISTLVVGGSLLVGYGFGGPARPTREVLATTTAARNAAVALLIATTFSSQRVLTVIVAFSLVSVGMAGLVAGKWR
- a CDS encoding DEAD/DEAH box helicase, whose protein sequence is MTDNSSSSVGSDDGIDADETTAPADDRSDASQPETESDDETERSLTLAGFHDACQRAGRPVLTAGGVARALEYPRETVDEQLEALEAAGEVESLSVSTDPVVWYPSELEDLTDRERVVVFPKRREIVVDRPEQFTRAQLSQFAHLADTNGENGYRYEVRPEDVWQAPHDSFDALARTMRQALGQRSDELEDWVESQWDRARQFRLVTHDDGYTVLEAQSAEIMGNVARQKLDEEHVHAPISETEDWVREGAEAAIKRVLYEAGYPVDDQRELATGEELSIELQVRLRDYQQTWVDRFSEAGEGVFVGPPGSGKTVAAMGAMAHVGGETLILVPSRDLARQWNEELLAQTSLEADQIGQYHGGQKNVRPVTIATYQIAGMDRHRSLFDDREWGLVVFDECQHVPSDVYRRSTHLQSRHRLGLSASPIREDDRQTEIFTLVGPPIGTDWEALFEDGFVAEPELEIRYVPWGDDEQANAYGSADGREKYRIAARNRGKVDDVRYLLSAHPDSKALVFVDYLEQGRAIAEAVDAPFLSGETPHHERRRLLEEFRRNERELLVVSRVGDEGIDLPTADLAIIASGLGGSRRQGTQRAGRTMRPAGGALVYVLATRGTREEDFARKQLQHLGRKGMTVREQNVDIED
- a CDS encoding dihydrodipicolinate synthase family protein, with translation MNDRNTPGEADPLGAHGVIPPTVTAFHENEDLDLETTAALARFVVDAGSQGVFPLGTNGEFALLSSDERARVVEAVADEVGDDVPVFAGVGAPSTRETVRNATRAERLGADGLIVVTPYYYDLESDGLREHYRAVAAATESPIYLYHIPRRTGIELSLETLSELLEIDSVVGCKDSSGDLVWLGQAIDRNPSRTFVGGSDALVFSSLQLGCSGVVSAIANVFPSLVVDLYDASVDGDRESALTRQRVLYELRAAIEQGPTLAGVKAALDLRGFDPGPIRRPLCGFDQSEMNALEETITDLEESGRLER
- a CDS encoding CBS domain-containing protein; amino-acid sequence: MPVRKLGPEDVATTDRETELEEITETLAAEGIGAVVVTEDDAPVGIITDRDAALAIHEHDDIASVSVEEVMTEEPATIHEDEESIEVSRAIEEHNVRRFPVVDDDGTLTGIVTLDDLVATIGEQLENVSETIEVQSPEYSP